The window AAGAGATGATCGTCAGCTTGTACGAAAAAATTGGGCAGTTGAAGAAAGAGGACGCTTTCTACAGTTGGAGCAAAACGATTCTTGTGAACCGCTGCAAACAGATGTTGAAGAAGCGGAACCGGGTCGTCCTCATGGAGGAATGGGAGGAAGGGGCGGCCACTTCCGATCCTTTTAGACAGAGCGAGGACCAAATGGATATCCGCCGGATGCTTGAGACTTTGAATGACTTTCAGAAAGAAGCGATTCAACTGAAGTACTTTCATGATTTGGATAATGAAACAATTGCCAACATGACGGAGGTTTCCATTGGGACGGTAAAATCAAGGATTTTCCAAGGGCTAAAGAAGCTGAGAGACCGATTTGGAGGTGAATTCCATGATTGATTTCGAGAAGCGTTTCCATGAAGAAGCGAAACGATTGAAAGCAATTCCAGCGCCGGAAGAACTGGAAGGGCGTTTACGGAATGCGCTTGATTCGGTGCCTGTCCGGAAGAGGAACAGGGTGCCGAGATGGGTTATGGCAGCGGCCGCTCTATTTTTCTTGTCTGCGATTGGATACCATTACAATGCGTTCGCCTATTACGGTAAAAAGATATTCGGGTTTGATGAACTGATGAGCAGCACGCTTTCTCAATTAAATGATGAAGGCATGGGCCAGGAAATCGGCAAAAAGATTGAACTCAAGGATGGAACGGAGTTTGTTGTGGAGGGCGTCATGTCGGATGCCAACCAGTTGCTCTTGTATTATACGATTTTGAATTCCTCGGAAGGCGAGGATATCCAATTTCCGAAAATTACGGGCCTGTTCACAGATTCCATGTTTTCAGCCGGCACCTCGATCTTCAATGAAAAGACGAATGAGCTCAAAGGGCAGCTGTCTTTTGATCCCGTCAATCCTTTTGCCAAAACATTGACATTGGAGTTTACGAAACCGACAGAAGGAAATGACATGATCGAAGCACAGATTTCATTTCCATATAATCCAAACGATGCGATGCAGACGTCAATCCAACAGCGGATCAATAAGACGCTGCAAGTGGACCAGGGAACGATCACCTTCAAGACGATCAAAGCGACTCCAATGACGACGGTCATTGAAGGAAAGCTGGATGTGAAGAATTTCGACCGCATTAACCTGCCCCTATACGGCGTTGAACTGAGGGCGAATGGCCATCCGGTGGAATTGCAAGGGACCGGAAGCAGTTCCAGCCTGGTTGGAAGGAAATTTGAGCTTCAGTATGACACTTTGCCGGAAAACATTGAAACACTTGAACTGGTGGTGAAGGATTTTGTCGGCTATGCGAAGGTGGACGCCTCCATTCTACTGCAGCCGTCCGGAATGGAGCCGGTTGAAATCGCTGGCAAGTTATTGAGCGTCCGGAACGTGGAGCAGACCGCAGACGGGTTGGAGATTACAATTGCCACCGACGAAGATGTCATGCTTGATGGCGTCACCGTTGAAGGGGAAGGTGTCACCGCCAACCTCATGACAACGGTCCG is drawn from Sporosarcina sp. FSL W7-1349 and contains these coding sequences:
- a CDS encoding RNA polymerase sigma factor; translated protein: MKAVWLVKKAKKGNKEALLQLIMEQQDDYYRLALTYMGNPHDAMDAMEEMIVSLYEKIGQLKKEDAFYSWSKTILVNRCKQMLKKRNRVVLMEEWEEGAATSDPFRQSEDQMDIRRMLETLNDFQKEAIQLKYFHDLDNETIANMTEVSIGTVKSRIFQGLKKLRDRFGGEFHD
- a CDS encoding DUF4179 domain-containing protein, which gives rise to MIDFEKRFHEEAKRLKAIPAPEELEGRLRNALDSVPVRKRNRVPRWVMAAAALFFLSAIGYHYNAFAYYGKKIFGFDELMSSTLSQLNDEGMGQEIGKKIELKDGTEFVVEGVMSDANQLLLYYTILNSSEGEDIQFPKITGLFTDSMFSAGTSIFNEKTNELKGQLSFDPVNPFAKTLTLEFTKPTEGNDMIEAQISFPYNPNDAMQTSIQQRINKTLQVDQGTITFKTIKATPMTTVIEGKLDVKNFDRINLPLYGVELRANGHPVELQGTGSSSSLVGRKFELQYDTLPENIETLELVVKDFVGYAKVDASILLQPSGMEPVEIAGKLLSVRNVEQTADGLEITIATDEDVMLDGVTVEGEGVTANLMTTVRQVYEEQEDGSQVKVRTMVFDRPVIPETMLIQGIHYRKAYGDIIVIPVK